The following are encoded together in the Chanodichthys erythropterus isolate Z2021 chromosome 16, ASM2448905v1, whole genome shotgun sequence genome:
- the amy2a gene encoding pancreatic alpha-amylase produces the protein MKLLILATLLELSLAQFNPNTKDGRTAIVHLFEWRWADIAAECERYLGPNGFGGVQISPPSESIVVTNPWHPWWQRYQPIGYNLCSRSGNENELRDMITRCNNVGVYIYVDAVINHMCGAGGGSGTHSSCGSYFNANSKDFPTVPYSYWDFNDGKCYTGSGNIENYQDINQVRNCRLVGLLDLALEKDYVRGKTADYMNKLIDMGVAGFRVDACKHMWPGDLSAVYGRLNNLNTKWFPSGARPFIFQEVIDLGGEPISSGEYTGIGRVTEFKYGAKLGEVIRKWNGQKLSYLKNWGEGWGFMASDKALVFTDNHDNQRGHGAGGASIVTFWDARIYKMAVGFMLAHPYGFTRVMSSYRWDRNIVNGQDQNDWIGPPSYGDGSTKPVPINSDSTCGDGWVCEHRWRQIKNMVIFRNVVNGQSFSNWWDNGNNQISFSRGNRGFIVINNDDWELNETLNTGLPGGTYCDVISGQKESGRCTGKQVTVGGDGRASFRISNQEEDPFIVIHADSKL, from the exons ATGAAGCTTCTAATCTTGGCAACGCTGCTTGAACTGAGCCTCGCTCAATTCAACCCAAACACCAAAGATGGAAGAACTGCCATCGTCCACCTGTTTGAGTGGCGCTGGGCTGATATTGCAGCGGAGTGCGAGCGCTATCTCGGACCAAATGGCTTTGGTGGTGTTCAG ATCTCTCCTCCGAGTGAGAGCATTGTTGTCACAAACCCCTGGCACCCTTGGTGGCAGAGATATCAGCCCATCGGTTACAATCTGTGTTCCAGATCAGGAAATGAAAATGAGCTGAGAGACATGATCACTAGGTGCAACAATGTTGGG GTGTACATCTACGTTGATGCAGTCATCAACCACATGTGTGGAGCGGGTGGTGGATCTGGTACCCACTCAAGCTGTGGATCATATTTCAATGCCAACAGCAAGGACTTCCCCACAGTTCCATACTCATACTGGGACTTCAATGATGGCAAATGCTACACCGGCAGTGGAAACATTGAGAACTACCAGGATATCAATCAA GTGAGAAACTGTCGTCTGGTTGGTCTTCTGGACTTGGCCTTGGAGAAGGACTATGTGCGTGGTAAGACGGCCGACTACATGAACAAGCTGATTGACATGGGAGtggctggattcagagtggaCGCCTGCAAGCACATGTGGCCTGGTGATCTTTCTGCTGTCTATGGACGTCTTAATAATCTGAACACTAAGTGGTTTCCCTCTGGCGCAAGACCTTTTATCTTCCAAGAG GTTATTGATCTCGGTGGAGAGCCTATTTCATCAGGTGAATACACAGGAATTGGAAGGGTGACTGAGTTCAAGTATGGTGCCAAGCTGGGGGAGGTCATCCGCAAATGGAACGGACAAAAACTATCCTACCTGAA GAACTGGGGTGAGGGATGGGGCTTCATGGCTTCTGATAAAGCTCTTGTGTTTACTGACAATCATGATAACCAGAGAGGACATGGTGCTGGAGGTGCATCGATTGTGACATTCTGGGATGCCAG AATTTACAAAATGGCTGTAGGCTTTATGTTGGCCCACCCGTATGGATTTACCAGAGTAATGTCCAGCTACCGCTGGGACCGCAACATCGTGAACGGACAG GACCAAAATGACTGGATAGGACCTCCAAGCTATGGTGATGGGTCCACCAAACCCGTACCCATCAACTCTGACTCTACCTGTGGAGACGGCTGGGTTTGTGAGCACAGATGGCGTCAGATCAA AAACATGGTGATCTTCCGTAATGTTGTAAATGGACAGTCATTCTCTAATTGGTGGGACAATGGAAACAACCAGATCTCTTTCAGTCGTGGTAATCGAGGATTCATTGTCATCAACAATGATGACTg GGAGCTGAATGAGACCCTGAACACTGGCCTGCCAGGAGGCACCTACTGCGATGTGATCTCTGGTCAGAAGGAAAGTGGCAGATGTACTGGGAAACAGGTGACGGTTGGAGGAGATGGACGTGCTTCCTTCAGAATCAGTAACCAGGAAGAAGACCCATTTATTGTCATTCACGCAGACTCAAAACTTTAA